Proteins co-encoded in one Microscilla marina ATCC 23134 genomic window:
- a CDS encoding LamG-like jellyroll fold domain-containing protein translates to MRTTTTQRLQYVGLLQTIHKNKPKAAVWRYLLTLLCLITLVGSQGWAQTNNALDFDGTGDYVNVPDNASLDFNSQAFTFELWAKNAGAGTQTLISKRNGGQGYDLVHNGTDFVFTVVDGIPNTVQLSHTATFLTSWTHIAASYDPSTGADNIKLYINGVEVAKGSDNAAGDLSNALDFRIGTNGAATNDFQGQIDEVRVWNDIRTQKEISLNMNNTLAGSEANLVAYYPLNEGVANGNNAALTTVFDATTNNLNGTLTNFTKTGTTSNFVGGFTAVNNALDFDGIDDYVSIPHNASLAITSNITLEAWVNTTNTTEQYITTKSASSWYLSVNVSAGKAGIFLEGVSAAWLYSTSDVNDGNWHHIAATYDGANVVIYVDGVQENTVAYTGTITNNTNEVEIGRRGGTLYFNGSIDEVRIWNVARTCAQIKETKDVELKGNETGLAAYYNFNYGVALGTNTSVTTLPDLSTNANNGTLNTFTLSGATSNWVDGSGNNVSGNSPDLQPEINVQANTNDIASGETTINTTLNTFFPFTAIGSNVSQTFTLQNTDTGTLMVSSVTSSDANFSVSTLSNLTGGNNTTFTITYAPTMSGVHTSTITINSNDCDEAAYTFQVRGTGASGNANALDFDGTGDHVTASLDGTGLTNVTVEMWLNPGVLGTSNVLHWNNALAGASPFIDFKDASGTLNVNVNGGDNLSTTILAGQWTHIALIHDGTDWRLYKNGQLAGTYTGGTANIANATALYMAGGAAGNYDGLIDEVRVWSDVRTQNELIANMNNELAGTEANLVAYYNFNQGTAGGNNTTELTVLDASLNGNNSTDISTTGFETGTASTSLNEGTSSNYLAGFTKVKNALDFDGIDDYVEATVDGTGLTNVTLEMWVNVGTLGTNNIFHWNNALAGANPFIDFKDNSGTLNVNVDGGDNLSTTITAGQWYHLAVTYDGTDWRLYLDGQLVGTYTGGTTNIANASSIFMGQGSVGNYDGVIDEVRIWNVARTCAEINAYKGIELAGTETGLVAYYNFNHGTAAGNNTGLTALPDVSTNNNTGTLTNFVGLDGSVNSGQTSNWVDGSGNNVSGTTPANQPEANVQGNNNDIVDGSTAINGTIDTDFGNVYVGISNTITYTIQNTGAATLNITNITLGGAVPGDYTLGTAPTTIAAGGSATFTVTFSPSAIGTREAEITINNDDCDEGVYNFTIQGIGQQAAPGGVTTGLRLWLKANAGVTGTTNVTQWNDQSGSGVANATEVTNGPLLVTNGFNFNPVLTFDRANSELLTTSGGIFGASAITDVNVYMLSRTNSTNTDAAFQETVSTGAFNAFIPGTTDIEWNAGNNAGDHVLTATWGGNTTDPFLWTLNYSSTTTTPDGNNQDIRRNGVNIGNDATATGFTGQNNDMLIGTDGANYWDATLGEMIVYTSSLNATQQQQIESYLGLKYGITKSGDYLASDGTTKMWDATAGATYLNDIAGIGRDDLSALNQKQSKSINSGAALTVGLGTVATDNASNTNTFSVDKRFMTWGHNAATINYSAGVDAGVPNAGVDKRIARVWQIQDGGVGATQVKFDISQFSNFTAITAGEFALLIDDDGTDFSNATVVIASEFASNVVTFNEVDFGGTTKYISLGQWKGTTTSSEKGSYLSCTSASSHHVSTASLVTNANTNFTVEVWFQWDGAGAGDRTLFYNGATGSSNGYGLVFDGTHVVPRVNGTKVSNTTTTITANTWYHVALVGDGANLKLYVNGKEEILGSTALPAVPTTGTFIGSDNGAGNYFSGKIEEVRFWNVTRTETQLREYMHLTLEGSETGVVAYYQFNADSGNAIDAIGSNNGTLQNGVTRTVSDCPVGKGRSVTNNITASGNQVFANTGVAINFATGVLPQGDVVVTQLDGVDAPTNVPTDVTTYPSAYWIVRNYGANSNFTQLAQIEFTIPTGNTVSVDDQTNPSNIGLYKRASNAGNSDPWVFMGGATTANASTGVITFTTFSPAFTTFSQVMPATVNGGTSGLPVTLSNFDAVREDNQRVLVRWQTLSEHNNAGFEVQKSENGIDFKILGFVDGAGNSNEKRSYQFTDAQANRSAYYRLKQLDNDGKFSYSPVKFVQGVDLQTLRVYPNPFTNELTLDFGGKSATQLPVYVALYTAQGKWLMQHRGKINEIQTAINQGIASLQQGMYVLRVMVGNKVYIKRIMKQ, encoded by the coding sequence ATGAGAACAACAACTACTCAAAGGCTGCAGTATGTAGGCTTGCTTCAAACGATTCACAAAAATAAACCCAAAGCTGCCGTTTGGCGGTATTTATTAACCTTACTTTGTTTGATTACCTTAGTTGGTTCTCAGGGGTGGGCACAAACCAATAATGCGCTGGATTTTGATGGGACTGGTGATTATGTAAATGTACCAGACAATGCCTCGCTTGATTTTAATAGCCAAGCATTTACCTTTGAACTCTGGGCGAAAAATGCAGGGGCAGGCACCCAAACTTTGATTAGTAAACGAAACGGAGGGCAGGGGTATGACTTGGTGCATAACGGAACCGATTTTGTGTTTACGGTAGTAGACGGGATACCCAATACAGTGCAACTATCGCATACGGCTACTTTTCTGACGAGCTGGACGCACATTGCTGCAAGTTATGATCCTTCTACTGGAGCCGACAATATCAAGCTTTATATCAATGGGGTAGAAGTAGCCAAAGGGAGTGACAACGCTGCGGGTGATTTGAGCAATGCCTTAGATTTTCGTATAGGCACTAACGGAGCAGCTACCAATGATTTTCAAGGGCAAATAGATGAAGTACGTGTGTGGAATGACATTCGTACCCAAAAAGAAATCTCACTCAATATGAACAACACTCTTGCAGGGAGCGAAGCCAACCTAGTAGCCTATTACCCGCTCAACGAGGGAGTAGCCAATGGCAACAATGCTGCTTTGACTACAGTGTTTGATGCTACAACCAACAACTTGAATGGAACGCTCACCAACTTTACCAAAACGGGTACCACCTCTAATTTTGTGGGAGGCTTTACAGCGGTAAATAATGCGTTGGATTTTGATGGAATAGATGATTATGTAAGTATTCCACATAATGCTTCTCTAGCGATTACTTCAAATATTACTTTGGAAGCCTGGGTTAACACTACCAACACTACAGAACAATATATTACAACTAAAAGTGCTTCTTCTTGGTATCTTTCAGTGAATGTTTCGGCAGGCAAGGCAGGAATTTTTTTAGAAGGCGTATCAGCTGCGTGGTTATATAGTACTAGTGATGTAAATGATGGAAACTGGCACCATATAGCAGCTACGTATGATGGAGCTAATGTAGTAATTTATGTCGACGGGGTGCAAGAAAATACGGTAGCTTACACAGGAACAATTACCAATAATACCAATGAGGTAGAGATAGGACGTAGAGGCGGAACACTCTATTTTAATGGTAGCATAGACGAAGTACGTATATGGAATGTAGCACGCACTTGTGCCCAAATCAAAGAAACCAAAGATGTAGAGCTCAAAGGCAACGAAACTGGGTTGGCAGCTTATTATAACTTCAACTATGGAGTAGCTTTGGGTACCAATACTAGTGTAACTACTTTGCCTGACCTAAGCACCAATGCCAACAATGGTACCTTAAATACTTTTACTCTTTCGGGTGCCACTAGCAACTGGGTAGACGGTTCAGGCAACAATGTAAGCGGCAATAGCCCCGACTTGCAACCCGAAATAAATGTGCAAGCCAACACCAATGACATTGCCAGTGGCGAAACCACTATCAATACTACCCTCAACACCTTCTTTCCTTTTACGGCCATTGGTAGCAATGTATCACAAACTTTTACTTTACAAAACACAGACACAGGTACTTTGATGGTGAGTTCAGTCACTAGCTCAGATGCCAACTTTTCTGTATCTACTTTGAGCAACCTTACGGGGGGTAACAATACCACCTTTACCATTACTTATGCCCCTACCATGTCGGGTGTGCACACCTCTACCATCACCATCAATAGCAATGATTGTGACGAAGCGGCTTATACTTTTCAGGTGCGTGGTACTGGTGCTTCGGGCAATGCCAATGCTTTAGATTTTGATGGGACAGGTGACCATGTAACGGCTAGTTTGGATGGAACAGGGCTAACCAATGTAACTGTAGAAATGTGGTTAAACCCAGGTGTGTTGGGCACCAGCAATGTTTTACACTGGAACAATGCTTTGGCAGGAGCCAGCCCTTTTATAGATTTTAAAGATGCATCGGGAACCCTCAATGTAAATGTGAATGGAGGAGACAACCTTTCTACTACTATTTTGGCGGGGCAATGGACACACATTGCTTTGATCCATGATGGTACTGATTGGCGTTTGTATAAAAATGGACAATTGGCGGGAACCTATACAGGTGGAACTGCCAACATTGCCAACGCTACCGCTTTGTATATGGCGGGGGGAGCTGCTGGAAATTATGATGGATTGATAGATGAGGTAAGGGTTTGGAGTGATGTACGTACTCAGAATGAACTCATTGCTAATATGAACAATGAACTGGCAGGAACCGAAGCCAACTTGGTAGCTTATTACAATTTTAACCAAGGAACTGCCGGAGGCAATAATACTACCGAACTTACCGTGTTAGATGCTAGTCTTAACGGCAACAATAGTACTGATATTAGCACTACTGGTTTCGAGACAGGTACAGCCTCTACTAGTTTGAACGAAGGGACATCTTCTAACTATTTGGCTGGGTTTACTAAGGTGAAAAATGCGTTGGATTTTGATGGAATAGATGATTATGTGGAAGCCACTGTAGATGGAACAGGGCTTACTAATGTAACCCTGGAAATGTGGGTCAATGTAGGAACTTTGGGGACTAACAATATTTTCCATTGGAACAATGCTTTGGCAGGAGCCAACCCTTTTATAGATTTTAAGGATAACTCGGGAACGCTTAACGTAAATGTAGATGGCGGAGATAACTTGTCTACAACTATCACAGCGGGGCAGTGGTACCACTTGGCTGTTACTTATGATGGCACCGATTGGCGTTTGTATTTGGATGGACAATTGGTTGGTACTTACACTGGAGGAACTACCAACATTGCCAATGCTTCTAGCATATTTATGGGACAAGGTTCGGTTGGAAACTATGATGGTGTGATAGATGAGGTACGTATCTGGAATGTAGCCCGCACTTGTGCCGAAATAAACGCCTACAAAGGAATAGAACTGGCAGGTACCGAAACAGGGTTAGTGGCTTATTATAATTTTAACCACGGAACCGCTGCAGGCAACAATACTGGGCTTACTGCTTTGCCTGATGTAAGCACCAACAACAATACGGGTACTTTGACCAACTTTGTGGGACTCGACGGCAGTGTAAACAGTGGACAAACCTCTAACTGGGTAGATGGTTCGGGCAACAATGTAAGTGGAACAACGCCTGCCAACCAGCCCGAAGCCAATGTGCAAGGTAATAACAATGACATTGTAGATGGCAGTACGGCAATCAATGGAACTATAGACACCGACTTTGGCAATGTGTATGTAGGCATTAGTAATACTATTACTTATACCATTCAAAACACAGGAGCCGCTACGCTCAATATTACCAATATTACCTTAGGCGGCGCTGTGCCTGGCGATTATACCTTGGGTACTGCACCTACCACCATTGCTGCGGGTGGTTCGGCTACTTTTACAGTGACCTTTAGCCCCAGTGCTATAGGCACCCGCGAAGCAGAAATAACTATTAACAATGACGATTGTGACGAAGGGGTGTATAACTTTACTATTCAGGGGATAGGGCAACAAGCCGCGCCTGGTGGAGTTACTACTGGGTTGAGGCTGTGGCTAAAGGCTAATGCAGGAGTCACAGGAACAACTAATGTGACCCAGTGGAACGACCAAAGTGGAAGTGGAGTGGCAAATGCTACAGAGGTTACTAATGGTCCTTTGTTAGTAACCAACGGGTTTAACTTTAACCCTGTGCTTACTTTTGACCGTGCCAACAGTGAACTTTTGACTACCTCTGGGGGTATTTTTGGGGCAAGTGCTATTACCGATGTGAACGTGTATATGTTAAGCCGAACCAATAGCACCAACACCGATGCCGCATTTCAAGAAACAGTAAGTACGGGGGCATTCAATGCCTTTATTCCTGGAACAACCGATATTGAATGGAATGCTGGAAATAATGCGGGTGATCATGTACTTACTGCCACTTGGGGAGGCAATACCACTGATCCGTTTTTGTGGACGCTAAATTATAGTAGTACTACTACCACTCCAGATGGCAATAATCAGGACATTCGCCGCAATGGTGTAAACATTGGCAATGATGCAACCGCTACTGGTTTTACTGGGCAAAACAATGATATGCTTATAGGAACAGATGGGGCTAACTACTGGGATGCTACTCTGGGTGAAATGATTGTCTATACATCTTCTCTGAATGCCACTCAGCAACAACAAATAGAATCTTACCTAGGGCTTAAATATGGCATTACCAAATCGGGCGATTACCTCGCTTCGGACGGAACCACTAAAATGTGGGATGCTACCGCAGGAGCCACTTACTTGAATGATATTGCGGGCATAGGGCGCGATGATCTTTCTGCTCTGAACCAAAAGCAATCAAAGAGCATCAACTCGGGGGCAGCCCTTACCGTAGGTTTGGGCACTGTAGCTACTGACAATGCCAGCAATACCAATACTTTCTCGGTTGATAAACGATTTATGACTTGGGGGCACAATGCTGCAACAATTAATTATAGTGCTGGGGTAGACGCTGGAGTACCCAATGCTGGGGTTGATAAGCGCATTGCCCGAGTTTGGCAAATACAAGACGGTGGAGTAGGAGCCACCCAGGTAAAATTTGACATTAGCCAATTTAGTAACTTTACCGCTATCACCGCCGGAGAGTTTGCCCTATTGATAGACGATGATGGTACTGATTTCTCAAATGCTACCGTAGTCATTGCCAGCGAATTTGCCAGCAATGTGGTTACTTTCAATGAGGTGGATTTTGGTGGCACTACCAAGTACATTAGCCTGGGGCAATGGAAAGGAACTACCACCAGTAGCGAAAAAGGCAGTTACTTGTCTTGCACCAGCGCTTCGAGTCATCATGTGTCTACTGCTTCATTGGTAACCAACGCCAATACTAACTTTACCGTAGAAGTATGGTTTCAGTGGGATGGAGCCGGGGCAGGCGACCGCACCTTGTTTTACAATGGTGCCACAGGAAGCAGCAATGGTTACGGGTTAGTATTTGACGGTACCCATGTGGTGCCTAGGGTAAACGGGACTAAAGTAAGCAATACTACCACCACTATTACTGCCAATACCTGGTACCATGTAGCGTTGGTAGGCGATGGTGCCAATCTTAAACTATACGTCAACGGAAAAGAAGAAATCTTAGGATCTACTGCCTTGCCTGCTGTGCCTACTACAGGTACCTTTATTGGCTCAGACAACGGTGCTGGCAACTATTTCTCTGGAAAAATAGAAGAAGTAAGATTTTGGAATGTTACCCGTACAGAAACTCAGTTGAGGGAGTATATGCACCTTACTTTAGAAGGTTCAGAAACGGGCGTAGTAGCTTACTATCAGTTCAATGCAGACAGTGGCAATGCAATAGACGCCATAGGCAGCAACAATGGTACTTTGCAAAATGGTGTAACCCGTACTGTTTCTGATTGCCCCGTAGGCAAAGGGCGCAGTGTTACCAATAACATTACGGCATCGGGCAACCAAGTATTTGCCAATACCGGAGTAGCCATCAACTTTGCTACAGGAGTGTTGCCCCAAGGCGATGTAGTAGTGACTCAGCTCGATGGAGTAGATGCTCCTACCAATGTGCCTACCGACGTAACAACTTATCCGAGTGCTTATTGGATTGTGCGCAACTACGGCGCTAATAGTAACTTTACCCAGCTTGCCCAAATTGAGTTTACCATTCCTACAGGTAACACAGTATCGGTAGACGACCAAACCAACCCCAGCAACATTGGGTTGTACAAGCGTGCTTCTAACGCGGGCAATAGCGACCCTTGGGTATTTATGGGGGGTGCTACTACTGCCAACGCTTCTACTGGAGTCATTACTTTTACTACTTTCAGCCCTGCCTTTACCACATTTAGTCAGGTAATGCCTGCTACCGTGAATGGTGGAACCAGTGGCTTACCTGTTACCTTGAGTAATTTTGACGCAGTGCGTGAAGACAATCAACGCGTATTGGTTCGCTGGCAAACCCTTAGCGAGCACAATAATGCGGGATTTGAAGTACAAAAAAGTGAAAATGGCATCGACTTTAAGATTTTGGGTTTTGTAGATGGGGCTGGTAACAGCAACGAGAAACGCAGCTACCAGTTTACCGATGCTCAAGCAAATCGTTCGGCGTACTATCGCCTGAAACAACTAGACAATGACGGCAAGTTTAGCTACAGCCCGGTAAAGTTTGTACAAGGTGTAGACCTACAAACCTTGAGGGTATACCCCAATCCTTTTACCAACGAGCTTACGCTTGATTTTGGTGGCAAGAGTGCCACCCAACTGCCTGTATATGTTGCATTATACACTGCACAAGGCAAGTGGCTCATGCAACACCGTGGTAAAATAAACGAAATACAAACTGCCATCAATC